From Coffea arabica cultivar ET-39 chromosome 9c, Coffea Arabica ET-39 HiFi, whole genome shotgun sequence, one genomic window encodes:
- the LOC113708795 gene encoding cytochrome P450 89A2, translating to MEYSFGVILTIFTVALCISIFFKFLFNFTFDNHKNKRKKLPPPPEPSPLLIVLKNILTFLLQYQKNACFNLETVLQDLKKKHGPIFLVRILGARSHIVICSHSLARQALVEKSTIFSNRPTPNRPKLHKIISSSNGTTWHLLRRNLSSEMFGASCIRAYSDTRLHVLGNLVEKVVSQSNQPINVMENLRFSVFSLLVIMCFGDHKLDEDKVKEFESVQLLLLVRHAWLNLFDFWRGLRKILFGKQLEEFNRARRDQENMFLPLIRARRMAKQGPNEDDQDQPRAYVDTLFDLQLPDEKRAFTDKEIVSLCGEFLNAGTDTIAAALEWIMANLVKNPEIQDKLYQEIAGVVGEPPQLLKPSSLVNAGVVKERDLEKMPYLKATILEGLRRHPPGHFLLPHWVTEDVELDNYTIPKNASVNFMLAEISRDPMVWENPMEFPPERFLSTSFAAAHDNELDSPQMLDMIKGNREMKMMPFGAGRRMCPGSKFSLHHLEYFVANLVWYFNWKAVDGIGVDLSEKHTFTVVMKNPLRADIFPRAKSV from the coding sequence ATGGAGTACTCCTTCGGGGTCATCCTGACCATCTTCACTGTAGCCCTTTGCATCTCCATATTCTTcaaatttctcttcaatttcacctttgataatcacaagaacaagagaaaaaagCTTCCTCCCCCACCAGAACCATCCCCTCTTTTAATTGTACTGAAAAATATACTGACATTCCTATTGCAATATCAAAAGAATGCATGTTTTAATCTTGAAACTGTACTCCAGGACCTTAAGAAAAAACATGGTCCTATATTCCTTGTGAGGATTTTAGGTGCTAGATCACACATAGTCATTTGTAGCCACTCCTTAGCCCGCCAAGCTCTTGTCGAGAAGAGTACCATCTTTTCCAATCGTCCAACACCAAATCGACCCAAATTACACAAAATCATAAGCAGTAGCAACGGCACCACATGGCACCTCCTTCGTCGCAACCTCAGCTCAGAAATGTTCGGTGCATCCTGCATCAGGGCCTACTCTGATACCCGGCTACACGTCCTTGGCAATCTGGTTGAAAAAGTCGTTAGCCAATCAAACCAGCCCATCAATGTGATGGAAAATCTGAGGTTTTCCGTGTTTAGTTTGCTTGTAATTATGTGTTTTGGTGATCACAAGCTCGACGAGGACAAAGTTAAAGAATTCGAGAGTGTGCAACTTCTACTGTTGGTTAGACATGCTTGGCTAAATTTGTTCGACTTCTGGCGCGGACTCAGGAAAATATTGTTCGGCAAGCAATTGGAAGAGTTCAACCGAGCTCGGAGAGATCAAGAAAACATGTTTTTACCACTTATTAGAGCTCGAAGAATGGCCAAACAAGGACCAAATGAAGATGACCAAGATCAACCTCGGGCATATGTGGATACTTTGTTTGATCTTCAACTGCCTGATGAGAAGAGGGCTTTCACTGATAAGGAAATAGTGAGCCTATGCGGAGAGTTCCTGAATGCGGGCACTGATACTATTGCCGCAGCATTGGAGTGGATCATGGCCAACTTAGTGAAAAATCCTGAGATTCAAGACAAGCTCTATCAAGAGATAGCAGGAGTTGTTGGAGAGCCGCCACAACTTCTGAAACCATCCTCATTGGTCAATGCTGGAGTGGTGAAAGAGAGAGATTTGGAGAAGATGCCTTACTTAAAAGCAACAATTTTAGAAGGTTTAAGGCGTCATCCTCCGGGGCACTTTCTGTTACCCCATTGGGTGACAGAAGATGTTGAGTTAGACAACTACACAATCCCAAAAAATGCTTCTGTGAATTTCATGCTAGCTGAAATCAGTCGGGACCCGATGGTATGGGAAAACCCTATGGAATTCCCGCCAGAGAGGTTCTTGTCAACCAGCTTTGCTGCTGCCCATGATAATGAGCTTGATAGCCCTCAAATGTTGGACATGATCAAGGGGAATAGAGAAATGAAGATGATGCCATTTGGAGCTGGAAGAAGAATGTGTCCAGGCTCCAAGTTTTCACTGCATCATTTGGAGTACTTTGTGGCCAATTTGGTTTGGTACTTTAACTGGAAAGCTGTTGATGGGATTGGCGTCGATCTATCAGAGAAGCATACTTTCACTGTTGTCATGAAGAATCCACTCCGGGCTGATATCTttcccagagctaaatcagtttGA